The proteins below come from a single Erinaceus europaeus chromosome 20, mEriEur2.1, whole genome shotgun sequence genomic window:
- the LOC103111418 gene encoding olfactory receptor 8B3-like — MASRNGSSVTEFILLGLTQQPELQLPLFFIFLGIYVVTVLGNIGLLVLIGLNPHLHTPMYYFLFNLSFIDLCFSSVIIPKMLISFIEQNTILYEACMAQLFFFAFFVIDECCILTSMAYDRYVAICKPLLYRVTMSRQVCLMLTAGTYAMGVVGAVAHTVCMLRVTFCESNIINHYMCDIPPLLQLSCTSTSINELVVFIVVGVNVIVPSVTISMSYTLIISNILHIHSREGRAKAFSTCSSHIVAVSLFFGSSAFMYLKPSSGSLDQDKITTVFYTIVGPMMNPFIYSLRNKDVQIAVNKTLKKGCSPTLC; from the coding sequence ATGGCCTCAAGAAATGGTTCTTCAGTGACTGAGTTTATCCTCTTGGGTTTAACACAACAGCCAGAACTCCAGCTGCCTCTCTTCTTCATTTTCTTGGGAATCTATGTGGTCACTGTGTTGGGGAACATTGGTTTGCTTGTTCTGATTGGTCTGAACCCTCATCTGCACACTCCTATGTACTACTTTCTCTTCAACCTTTCCTTCATTGACCTCTGCTTTTCCTCTGTCATTATTCCCAAGATGCTGATTAGTTTTATAGAACAGAACACCATTTTGTATGAAGCGTGCATGGCTCAgctctttttctttgctttctttgttATTGATGAGTGCTGCATTTTGACATcaatggcctatgaccgctatgtggccatctgtaaGCCCTTGCTTTACAGGGTCACCATGTCCCGTCAGGTGTGTCTCATGCTGACAGCAGGTACTTATGCAATGGGGGTTGTGGGCGCTGTGGCCCACACTGTCTGCATGCTGAGAGTTACCTTCTGTGAGAGTAACATCATCAACCATTACATGTGTGACATCCCTCCTCTGCTCCAGCTGTCCTGCACCAGCACCTCCATCAATGAGCTGGTGGTTTTCATTGTGGTCGGTGTTAATGTCATAGTGCCCAGTGTCACCATCTCCATGTCTTACACCTTGATCATCTCCAACATCCTCCACATCCATTCCAGGGAGGGCAGGGCCAAAGCTTTCAGCACCTGCAGCTCCCACATAGTTGCAGTTTCTCTCTTCTTTGGGTCATCAGCATTCATGTATCTTAAACCTTCTTCTGGTTCTCTGGACCAAGATAAAATAACCACAGTCTTTTATACCATTGTGGGCCCAATGATGAATCCTTTTATCTATAGTTTGAGGAACAAAGATGTCCAGATTGCAGTGAATAAGACTTTGAAAAAAGGTTGTTCTCCTACATTGTGTTAG
- the LOC103111419 gene encoding olfactory receptor 8B8-like encodes MAPGNASLVTEFILVGLAELPDTQLSLFFFFLVVYMVTVLGNLSLITLIGLNSHLHTPMYFFLFNLSTIDLCYSTVFTPKMLNHLIFKKNIISYHGCMTQLFFFCFFGISEGYVLTVMAYDRYVAICNPLMYNSVMSPKVCSSLMFGSYLVAFSGAVAHTGCMLRLTFCDADTINHYLCDILPLLQLSCTSTYVNEMVVFVVVGINITVPSVTIFVSYGFIISSILRISSKEGRAKAFSTCSSHIIAVALFFGSGAFMYLKPSSAGSMDQGKISSVFYTNVIPMLNPLIYSLRNKDVKLALKKTLSRTWTGKSRILCYREEAMGRKILENGLDS; translated from the exons ATGGCTCCTGGAAATGCTTCTCTTGTGACTGAATTCATTCTGGTGGGGTTGGCAGAGCTACCAGATACTCAgctttccttgtttttcttttttctagtagTGTACATGGTCACTGTGCTGGGAAACTTGAGTTTAATAACTCTAATTGGTTTAAATTCACACTTGCACACCCCCATGTACTTTTTCCTCTTTAATCTCTCCACTATAGATCTCTGTTACTCTACTGTGTTTACTCCCAAAATGCTAAATCACTTAATATTTAAGAAGAATATTATCTCCTACCATGGGTGCATGACCCAGCTcttctttttctgcttttttggTATTTCTGAAGGCTATGTGCTGACAGTAATGGCCTAtgatcgctatgtggccatctgtaaCCCACTTATGTATAACAGTGTCATGTCCCCCAAGGTGTGTTCCAGTCTTATGTTTGGCTCATATCTGGTGGCTTTTTCTGGTGCCGTGGCCCACACAGGTTGTATGCTGAGACTGACTTTCTGTGATGCAGACACCATCAACCACTATTTGTGTGACATCCTTCCTCTCCTCCAGCTCTCCTGCACCAGCACCTATGTCAATGAGATGGTAGTTTTTGTTGTGGTGGGAATTAACATCACTGTGCCCAGTGTCACCATCTTTGTCTCCTATGGCTTCATCATCTCCAGCATCCTCCGCATCAGCTCCAAGGAGGGCAGGGCCAAAGCCTTCAGCACCTGCAGCTCCCACATCATTGCTGTTGCCCTTTTCTTTGGCTCAGGTGCATTCATGTACCTCAAACCATCTTCTGCTGGGTCCATGGACCAGGGCAAAATCTCCTCTGTGTTCTATACCAATGTGATTCCCATGCTGAACCCTTTAATTTATAGTTTGAGGAATAAAGATGTTAAACTTGCTCTGAAAAAAACATTAAGtaggacttggactgga aaaTCTAGGATTTTGTGTTACAGAGAAGAGGCCATGGGAAGGAAAATTTTAGAAAATGGACTTGATTCATAA